From Micromonospora nigra, one genomic window encodes:
- a CDS encoding Crp/Fnr family transcriptional regulator — MDEVLARSGIFQGVDPEAAEALAKEMETIEVRKGEVVFNEGEPGDSLYILLSGKIKVGRRAADGRQNLIAVMGPSDMVGELSLFDPGPRTATATAVTDTRLVRLRKQALRPWLNNRPEIAEQLLRVLARRLRRTNDSLADLIFTDVPGRVAKNLLQMAGRFGTRDGGVLRVTHDLTQEEIAQLVGASRETVNKALADFASRGWLRLDGKSIIILDPERLARRARV; from the coding sequence ATGGACGAGGTACTGGCCCGCAGCGGGATCTTCCAGGGGGTCGACCCGGAGGCTGCCGAGGCGCTCGCCAAGGAGATGGAGACGATCGAGGTCCGCAAGGGCGAGGTCGTGTTCAACGAGGGCGAGCCCGGCGACAGCCTCTACATCCTGCTGTCCGGAAAGATCAAGGTCGGTCGCCGGGCGGCGGACGGCCGGCAGAACCTCATCGCGGTGATGGGTCCGTCGGACATGGTCGGCGAGCTGTCGCTGTTCGACCCGGGCCCGCGTACGGCCACGGCCACCGCCGTGACGGACACCCGCCTGGTGCGGCTGCGCAAGCAGGCGTTGCGGCCGTGGCTGAACAACCGCCCCGAGATCGCCGAGCAGTTGCTGCGGGTGCTCGCCCGCCGGCTGCGCCGCACCAACGACTCCCTGGCCGATCTGATCTTCACCGACGTGCCGGGTCGGGTCGCGAAGAACCTGCTCCAGATGGCCGGCCGGTTCGGCACCCGCGACGGCGGCGTGCTGCGGGTGACCCACGACCTCACCCAGGAGGAGATCGCCCAGCTCGTCGGCGCCTCCCGGGAGACGGTCAACAAGGCCCTGGCCGACTTCGCCTCGCGCGGCTGGCTGCGCCTGGACGGCAAGAGCATCATCATCCTCGACCCGGAGCGCCTGGCCCGCCGCGCCCGCGTCTGA
- a CDS encoding acyl-CoA carboxylase subunit beta translates to MTTLDSAIDPSSPAFLANRAALLERLGELDAALDQARAGGGEKYVARHHRRGKLLPRERVELLLDQDSPFLELSPVAAYGTDFPVGASVVTGIGVVEGVECLVVANDPTVRGGAVNPWSLAKTRRAGEIALANRLPMINLVESAGADLPSQAEIFIPGGRVFRDLTRLSAEKIPTVSVVFGNATAGGAYVPGMSDFTIMIRDRSQVYLAGPPLVKMATGEDADDESLGGAAMHATTSGLADFLAADERDGIRLARQCVRRFNWRKQGPAPRNPVPQPPKYDPEELLGIASADLKVPFDPREVLARVLDGSEFDEFKPTYGTALVTGWGELHGYPVGVLANARGVLFSAEAQKAAQFIQLANAAGTPLVFLQNTTGYMVGTEYEQRGIIKHGALMINAVSNSKVPHLTVNLGASYGAGNYGMCGRAYEPRFLFTWPNARSAVMGPAQLAGVLSIVARQAAAARGREFDEDSDAAMRMMVEQQIESQSGALFLSGRLYDDGVIDPRDTRTVLGLCLSAVHNAPVGGADGFGVFRM, encoded by the coding sequence ATGACCACGCTGGACAGCGCGATCGACCCGTCCTCGCCGGCCTTCCTCGCCAACCGGGCGGCCCTGCTGGAACGGCTCGGCGAGTTGGACGCCGCGTTGGACCAGGCACGGGCCGGGGGCGGCGAGAAGTACGTGGCCCGCCACCACCGGCGCGGCAAGCTGCTGCCCCGGGAGCGCGTCGAGCTGCTGCTGGATCAGGACAGCCCGTTCCTGGAGCTGTCGCCGGTGGCCGCCTACGGGACGGACTTTCCGGTCGGGGCCAGCGTGGTGACCGGCATCGGCGTCGTCGAGGGCGTGGAGTGTCTCGTCGTCGCCAACGACCCGACGGTGCGCGGCGGCGCGGTGAACCCGTGGTCGCTGGCCAAGACGCGGCGGGCCGGGGAGATCGCACTGGCCAACCGGCTGCCGATGATCAACCTGGTGGAGTCGGCCGGGGCGGACCTGCCCAGCCAGGCGGAGATCTTCATTCCGGGCGGCCGGGTGTTCCGCGACCTGACCCGGCTCTCGGCCGAGAAGATCCCCACGGTCAGCGTGGTGTTCGGCAACGCCACCGCCGGCGGTGCGTACGTGCCGGGGATGTCGGACTTCACGATCATGATCAGGGACCGGTCGCAGGTCTACCTGGCGGGGCCGCCGCTGGTGAAGATGGCCACCGGCGAGGACGCCGACGACGAGTCGCTGGGCGGCGCGGCGATGCACGCCACCACGAGCGGCCTGGCCGACTTCCTGGCCGCCGACGAGCGGGACGGCATCCGGCTGGCCCGGCAGTGTGTCCGCCGGTTCAACTGGCGCAAGCAGGGGCCGGCGCCGCGCAACCCCGTGCCGCAACCGCCGAAGTACGACCCGGAGGAGCTGCTCGGCATCGCCAGCGCCGACCTGAAGGTCCCCTTCGATCCGCGCGAGGTGCTGGCCCGGGTGCTCGACGGCAGCGAGTTCGACGAGTTCAAGCCGACCTACGGCACCGCCCTGGTCACCGGCTGGGGTGAGCTGCACGGCTACCCGGTGGGTGTGCTCGCCAACGCCCGGGGTGTGCTGTTCAGCGCGGAGGCGCAGAAGGCGGCCCAGTTCATCCAGCTCGCCAACGCCGCCGGCACCCCGCTGGTGTTCCTCCAGAACACCACCGGCTACATGGTCGGCACCGAGTACGAGCAGCGCGGCATCATCAAGCACGGCGCTCTGATGATCAATGCGGTGTCCAACTCGAAGGTGCCGCACCTGACGGTGAACCTGGGCGCGTCGTACGGGGCCGGCAACTACGGCATGTGCGGTCGGGCGTACGAGCCGAGGTTCCTGTTCACCTGGCCCAACGCCAGGTCGGCGGTGATGGGGCCGGCGCAGCTCGCGGGCGTGCTGTCCATCGTGGCCCGGCAGGCGGCCGCCGCCCGGGGGCGCGAGTTCGACGAGGACTCCGACGCCGCCATGCGGATGATGGTCGAGCAGCAGATCGAGTCCCAGTCCGGGGCACTGTTCCTGTCCGGCCGGCTCTACGACGACGGGGTGATCGATCCCCGGGACACCCGGACCGTCCTCGGGCTCTGCCTGTCGGCCGTCCACAACGCACCGGTCGGAGGCGCCGACGGCTTCGGCGTCTTCCGGATGTGA
- a CDS encoding acyclic terpene utilization AtuA family protein gives MLDGGEVDVLTGDYLAELTMLILGRDRLRDPDLGYAKTFLRQMEGCLGTALDRGVRIVTNAGGLNPAGLAAALGVLAGRLGLPARIGYVEGDVLPRPDALTANAYLGAFGIAACLDGGADVVVTGRVTDASLVVGPAVARFGWGRDDLDALAGATVAGHLLECGAQVTGGNFSFFTELPDGGHRPGFPLAELHADGSSVITKHPGTGGAVTVETVTAQLLYEVGGPEYLGPDVVTRLDSVTLRQDGPDRVRVGGVRGTPPPPTLKVGVNNLGGFRNSMTFVLCGLDIPAKAALVRTQVEEAVGGAGLEFVLARTDHRDAADTETASALLHVHLRDGDRARAGRAFSAAAVELALASYPGCTLTTLPGDATPFGVFTADTVPQGAVAHVAVLPGGERVPIAPPIRTAAPDPDGGAHAPDPDADAHAPEPDEGTHTPDPDGGPRAPASARSVVGPDDPARPTRRAPLGELVGARSGDKGGDANLGVWARTDPTWAWLRGWLTVDRLAELLPETAPLAVERYELPNLRAVNFVVRGLLGQGVAASTRFDPQAKALGELLRARLVDLPADLPAGPPATERRETSPDGSARVAVGEGRG, from the coding sequence ATGCTCGACGGCGGCGAGGTCGACGTGCTGACCGGCGACTACCTGGCCGAGCTGACCATGCTGATCCTCGGCCGGGACCGGCTGCGCGACCCCGACCTGGGATATGCGAAGACGTTCCTCCGCCAGATGGAGGGTTGCCTCGGCACCGCGCTCGACCGGGGCGTGCGGATCGTGACCAACGCCGGCGGGCTCAACCCGGCGGGGCTCGCCGCCGCGCTCGGCGTGCTCGCCGGGCGGCTCGGTCTGCCGGCCCGGATCGGGTACGTCGAGGGCGACGTGCTCCCGCGTCCGGACGCGCTGACCGCGAACGCCTACCTGGGAGCGTTCGGCATCGCAGCCTGCCTCGACGGCGGCGCGGACGTGGTGGTCACCGGCCGGGTCACCGATGCCTCCCTGGTGGTCGGTCCCGCCGTCGCCCGGTTCGGGTGGGGCCGTGACGACCTGGACGCGCTGGCCGGCGCCACCGTCGCCGGTCACCTGCTGGAGTGCGGCGCGCAGGTCACCGGTGGCAACTTCAGCTTCTTCACCGAACTGCCCGACGGTGGACACCGGCCCGGCTTCCCCCTCGCGGAGCTGCACGCCGACGGCTCCTCGGTGATCACCAAGCACCCGGGCACCGGGGGCGCGGTCACCGTCGAGACGGTCACCGCCCAACTGTTGTACGAGGTGGGCGGCCCCGAATACCTCGGCCCGGACGTGGTCACCCGGCTGGACTCGGTGACGCTGCGCCAGGACGGCCCGGACCGGGTCCGCGTCGGCGGGGTCCGGGGCACGCCTCCGCCGCCCACGCTCAAGGTGGGCGTCAACAACCTGGGCGGGTTCCGCAACTCGATGACCTTCGTCCTCTGCGGGCTGGACATCCCCGCGAAGGCGGCGCTGGTCCGCACGCAGGTCGAGGAGGCGGTCGGCGGGGCGGGACTCGAGTTCGTCCTCGCCCGCACCGACCACCGGGACGCCGCCGACACGGAGACGGCGAGCGCGCTGCTGCACGTACACCTGCGCGACGGCGACCGGGCGCGGGCCGGGCGGGCGTTCTCGGCCGCCGCGGTGGAGCTGGCGCTGGCCTCCTACCCCGGCTGCACCCTGACCACCCTGCCCGGCGACGCCACGCCCTTCGGGGTGTTCACGGCCGACACGGTGCCGCAGGGGGCGGTGGCGCACGTGGCGGTTCTGCCCGGCGGCGAGCGGGTGCCGATCGCCCCGCCGATCCGAACGGCCGCGCCGGACCCCGACGGAGGCGCCCACGCGCCGGACCCCGACGCAGACGCGCACGCCCCCGAGCCAGACGAAGGCACGCACACCCCGGACCCGGACGGAGGTCCGCGCGCGCCGGCGTCGGCGCGCAGCGTTGTCGGACCGGACGACCCCGCGCGGCCGACCCGGCGTGCCCCGCTCGGCGAACTGGTCGGGGCCCGCTCCGGCGACAAGGGCGGGGACGCGAACCTCGGGGTCTGGGCGCGCACGGACCCGACGTGGGCGTGGCTGCGGGGCTGGCTGACCGTCGACCGGCTGGCCGAGTTGCTGCCGGAGACCGCGCCGCTGGCCGTCGAACGGTACGAGCTGCCGAACCTGCGGGCCGTGAACTTCGTCGTGCGGGGGCTGCTCGGCCAGGGGGTGGCGGCCTCCACCCGGTTCGACCCGCAGGCCAAGGCGCTGGGCGAACTGCTGCGCGCCCGGCTGGTCGACCTGCCGGCGGACCTGCCCGCCGGGCCACCGGCGACGGAGCGCCGGGAGACATCGCCTGACGGTTCGGCCCGGGTCGCCGTCGGGGAGGGCCGCGGGTGA
- a CDS encoding acyl-CoA dehydrogenase family protein, whose product MSIPDTAERRQLRELTRVFVTREVLPHLDGWERAGEVPRNLHAAAAAVGLLGVGFPESVGGSGGDLLDSVVVTEEIIRAGGSSGLVAALFTHGIALPHIVAAARDDDPGAHDLVDRYVRPTLAGRTIGALAVTEPDGGSDVAGLRTTARREGDHWVVNGSKTYITSGHRADFVTTAVRTGGPGAGGLSLLVVDRATPGFTVGRRLDKLGWHCSDTAELSFVDVRVPVGNLVGPEGGGFLAIVRNFAAERISLATQAYATAQRCVELATVWCRDRSTFGRPLVGRQVVRHRLAEMHTRAEAARAYVHAVAARVADGEPALTEVAMAKNVAVAACDHVVDAALQLHGGFGYLRDAEVERHYRDARILGIGGGTTEIMNEIIAKGLGL is encoded by the coding sequence GTGAGCATCCCCGACACCGCGGAGCGGCGGCAGCTACGCGAGCTGACGAGGGTCTTCGTGACCCGGGAGGTGCTGCCGCACCTCGACGGGTGGGAGCGGGCCGGCGAGGTGCCCCGGAACCTGCACGCCGCCGCCGCGGCGGTGGGGCTGCTCGGCGTCGGTTTCCCCGAATCCGTCGGCGGCAGCGGCGGGGACCTGCTCGACTCGGTCGTGGTCACCGAGGAGATCATCCGTGCGGGTGGCTCGTCGGGTCTGGTCGCGGCGCTGTTCACGCACGGCATCGCGCTGCCGCACATAGTCGCCGCCGCGCGGGACGACGATCCGGGCGCGCACGACCTGGTCGACCGGTACGTGCGACCGACGCTGGCCGGGCGGACCATCGGCGCGCTGGCCGTCACCGAGCCGGACGGCGGATCGGACGTCGCGGGCCTGCGCACCACGGCTCGACGCGAGGGCGACCACTGGGTGGTGAACGGGTCGAAGACGTACATCACCAGCGGCCACCGGGCCGACTTCGTGACCACCGCCGTCCGTACCGGCGGGCCGGGCGCGGGCGGCCTGTCCCTGCTGGTGGTCGACAGGGCAACTCCCGGCTTCACGGTGGGGCGGCGGCTGGACAAGCTGGGCTGGCACTGCTCCGACACCGCCGAGTTGTCCTTCGTCGACGTGCGGGTGCCCGTGGGCAACCTCGTCGGCCCGGAGGGTGGTGGCTTCCTGGCGATCGTGCGCAACTTCGCCGCCGAGCGGATCTCCCTGGCCACCCAGGCGTACGCGACGGCACAACGCTGCGTCGAGCTGGCGACCGTCTGGTGCCGGGACCGGTCGACGTTCGGTCGCCCGTTGGTGGGCCGGCAGGTGGTGCGGCACCGGCTGGCGGAGATGCACACCCGCGCCGAGGCGGCCCGCGCGTACGTACACGCGGTGGCGGCCCGGGTGGCCGACGGCGAGCCGGCACTGACCGAGGTGGCGATGGCGAAGAACGTCGCGGTGGCCGCCTGCGACCACGTGGTGGATGCGGCACTGCAACTGCACGGCGGCTTCGGCTACCTGCGCGACGCCGAGGTGGAGCGGCACTACCGGGACGCCCGCATCCTCGGCATCGGCGGCGGCACCACCGAGATCATGAACGAGATCATCGCGAAAGGCCTGGGCCTGTGA
- a CDS encoding biotin carboxylase N-terminal domain-containing protein, with translation MIHRLLVANRGEIARRVFATCRALGVATVAVHSDADADAPFVAEADQAVRLPGNTPAETYLRIDAVLAAARRSGADAVHPGYGFLAENAEFAAAVTDAGLTWVGPPAKAIAAMGDKMAAKALLAEAGVPMLPTWTDEDQVTDFPVLVKASAGGGGRGMRVVRDAAGLAGAVASARREAAAAFGDGTVFVERYVERGRHVEVQIFGDSHGTVVALGERDCSVQRRHQKIVEEAPAVVSPELRGRLHAAAVAAGRAVDYVGAGTVEFLLAPSGEFFFLEMNTRLQVEHPVTEAVTGLDLVRLQLLVAEGGPLPLASTPPTDGHAIEVRLCAEEPTQGYRPATGTLHRFAVPGVTGAFAPTRGLRLDSGVEDGSVVGVHYDSMLAKLVAWAPTRAEAVRLLAGALARAEFHGVATNRDLLVRVLRSPEFGAAEVDTGFLERHDEVFAALLPADELPVAALAATLATAAARRAGAPVLAGLPSGWRNVPAVPQVTRLTGPDGEIEVRYRLDRRGALAEWSTDPASDAVVTLVEASPERVVLDVDGVRRALRVHRAGSAVFVDGPDGSAGLVELPRFPPPTAELAAGSLLAPLPGTVTRVYVEVGQRVAAGDLLLALEAMKLEHPVLAPTDGVVADLPVAAGGQVDTGAVLAVVNPEEAPQ, from the coding sequence ATGATCCACCGACTTCTCGTTGCCAACCGTGGGGAGATCGCCCGCCGGGTGTTCGCCACCTGCCGCGCGCTCGGCGTCGCGACGGTGGCGGTGCACTCCGACGCGGACGCCGACGCACCCTTCGTCGCCGAGGCCGACCAGGCGGTGCGCCTGCCGGGGAACACCCCCGCCGAGACGTACCTGCGGATCGACGCCGTCCTGGCCGCGGCCCGCCGGTCGGGCGCGGACGCCGTGCACCCCGGCTACGGTTTCCTCGCCGAGAACGCCGAGTTCGCGGCGGCGGTGACCGACGCGGGCCTGACCTGGGTCGGCCCGCCGGCGAAGGCGATCGCCGCGATGGGCGACAAGATGGCCGCGAAGGCGCTGCTCGCCGAGGCGGGCGTGCCGATGCTGCCGACCTGGACCGACGAGGACCAGGTGACGGACTTCCCGGTGCTGGTGAAGGCGTCCGCTGGCGGCGGTGGGCGCGGCATGCGGGTGGTCCGCGACGCCGCCGGGCTGGCCGGGGCCGTCGCCTCCGCGCGCCGCGAGGCCGCCGCCGCGTTCGGCGACGGCACGGTCTTCGTCGAGCGGTACGTGGAGCGCGGCCGGCACGTCGAGGTGCAGATCTTCGGCGACTCCCACGGCACGGTGGTGGCGCTGGGCGAGCGGGACTGCTCCGTCCAGCGGCGACACCAGAAGATCGTCGAGGAGGCGCCGGCGGTGGTGTCGCCGGAGCTGCGCGGGCGGCTGCACGCCGCAGCGGTGGCCGCCGGCCGCGCGGTCGACTACGTGGGCGCCGGCACCGTCGAGTTCCTGCTCGCCCCGTCCGGCGAGTTCTTCTTCCTGGAGATGAACACCCGCCTCCAGGTGGAGCACCCGGTCACCGAGGCGGTCACCGGGCTGGACCTGGTCCGGCTGCAACTGCTCGTCGCCGAGGGCGGACCCCTGCCGTTGGCGTCGACCCCGCCGACCGACGGCCACGCCATCGAGGTACGGCTGTGCGCCGAGGAGCCGACGCAGGGCTACCGGCCCGCCACCGGCACCCTGCACCGGTTCGCGGTGCCGGGGGTGACCGGCGCGTTCGCCCCGACGCGGGGCCTGCGTCTCGACTCCGGCGTCGAGGACGGTTCGGTGGTCGGCGTGCACTACGACTCGATGCTCGCCAAGCTCGTGGCGTGGGCCCCCACCCGCGCCGAGGCGGTCCGTCTGCTGGCGGGTGCGCTGGCCCGCGCCGAGTTCCACGGTGTCGCCACCAACCGGGACCTGCTGGTCCGGGTGCTGCGCAGCCCGGAGTTCGGCGCGGCGGAGGTCGACACCGGCTTCCTGGAGCGCCACGACGAGGTGTTCGCCGCACTGCTGCCCGCCGACGAGTTGCCCGTGGCCGCGCTGGCCGCGACGCTGGCCACTGCCGCCGCCCGGCGCGCCGGCGCCCCGGTGCTGGCCGGGCTGCCGTCGGGCTGGCGCAACGTGCCCGCTGTCCCGCAGGTCACCCGTCTCACCGGCCCGGACGGCGAGATCGAGGTCCGCTACCGCCTGGACCGCCGGGGCGCGCTCGCCGAGTGGTCCACGGACCCGGCGAGCGACGCCGTCGTCACCCTGGTCGAGGCGTCCCCGGAACGCGTCGTGCTCGACGTCGACGGGGTGCGGCGGGCGTTGCGCGTACACCGGGCGGGGTCGGCGGTGTTCGTCGACGGCCCGGACGGTTCGGCGGGCCTGGTCGAGCTGCCCCGGTTCCCACCACCCACCGCGGAGCTGGCGGCCGGGTCGCTGCTCGCGCCGCTGCCCGGCACGGTGACCCGGGTGTACGTCGAGGTCGGCCAGCGGGTCGCCGCCGGTGACCTGCTGCTGGCCCTGGAAGCGATGAAGCTCGAACACCCCGTGCTCGCCCCCACCGACGGCGTGGTCGCCGACCTGCCGGTCGCCGCCGGCGGCCAGGTCGACACCGGTGCCGTGCTGGCCGTGGTCAACCCCGAGGAGGCCCCGCAGTGA